A window of Daucus carota subsp. sativus chromosome 2, DH1 v3.0, whole genome shotgun sequence genomic DNA:
GAATTCAAAACCACACACACAAATCTCCTGCTGCAATTCCTTCTCCACTTCTTTCCCCTGCCTTTCTTTGTATCCGCGTTCAACTGTATCCAAGTaacaaatatgtaaaaaaaacagTACCTAGTCAACTAAACCTAGCTACCAAAAAGAAAacacattatattatatatgcccCTTCCTCACCCTCTCCATCCTCCAACTTACCCTCTATGCTCACCAACTCCACAAATGACTATGAAGAACTGGTTTTCTGCCCCCAAATCTCCCTCACAGCCGACCCGGACCACCTTTTGCTCATCGATGATCGACGAAAACATGGAATTGGCAGAATTGATTATCATGAGATGGAACACTGACTCGTTATCAGAAGCAACAGCATCGCCTCTGTTTAACCATGACCGTGCTGAATCCAGAGCATTTTTCAAGGCTGTTGAGGACTTACAGTTCGCGATGAAGTACTTCATATCGGAAAATCAGAGCTCCAGCAAGCTCATCCTCGCTCAGAATCTCATGCAGATTGCAATGAAGAGGCTCCAGAAGGAGTTTTACATCATCTTGTCAGCTCACAGAGACTTCCTACATTCCGAATCATCAATTTTAGGCAACGAGGCTTCGGTTTCTGACAGTCGATTTGAAGCTGCAACGGTTgatttgaaaacaatttcagatTGTATGATCTCGTACGGTTATGGAAAAGAATGTGCGAAGATTTACAAAGTGGTTCGGAAATCTGTGATCGACGAGACACTATATTACCTTGGAGTTCAGAGTCTAAGTTTTTCTCAAATTCAAAAATTTGATTCGCAGCTGATTGAGCTCAAAATCAAAGAATGGCTTAACGCAATAAAAGCCGCGACAAAAACTCTGTTTCACGGTGAAAGAATCCTCTGTGATCACATCTTCGCTGCGTCTGACACAATCAGAGAATCATGTTTTGCGGAGATAACATCATCTGGAGCCCTAATGCTGCTTCAATTCCCCGAAAATGTAGCAAAATGTAAAAAATCGCCAGAAAAAATGTTTCGGCTACTTGACCTCTACGACGCTATTTCAAATCACATGGAAGACATTGTTTCTATCTTCTCATTCAATTCAACTTCAGCAATCCTTTCTCAAGCAGCCTCATCGCTCTCCACACTCCGCGATGCTATACGTGTTACTCTCTCTGAATTTGAATCAGCAATTCAGAAGCACACCACGCAGAAGATGCTTCCAGGCGGCGGTGTGCATCCTCTAACACGCTACGTTATGAATTACTTTGTTTTTCTCGCGGATTATAGTAACATTTTACCGGATATAATTGGCGAGGAAAATTTATCTATGGAGTGTTCAATGCCGGAGTCTTACTTCTCCGCGAACGAGAATGCATCCGCAATTTCATTGCGTTTTGCGTGGATTATACTGGTTTTGTTGTGTAAGCTTGATAGCATGTCGCAGCTTTACAAGGACGTGACTCTGTCGTATCTTTTTTTAGCTAACAACTTAAATTACGTTGTCTCGAAGGTCGAGGGTTCGAATCTCAGGACTTTGTTCGGAGACGAATGGCTGGTGAAACATCGAGGTAAAGTACAACAATATGCATCGAATTTTGAGAGGATGAGTTGGAGTAAATTGATCACGGTGTTGCCGGAGAATCCAGCGGAGGATATTTCACCAGACGCGGCTAAGaaatgttttgaattttttaattcgagttttgAAGAATTGTATCGGAAGCAAATTAAGTGGATTGTGCCCGATTCGAAAGTTCGGGACGACATTAGAATATCGGTTATGAATCAGGTGATACCGGTGTACAAGGAATTTTACGAGAAGAATAGGAAGTCTTTTAGGGGAGAAATTGGCGCTGCGTCGATTGTTAAGTATGCCCCTGAAGATATGGAAAAATATTTGTCTGATTTATTTTCTGGGACTGGAGGAGGGGAT
This region includes:
- the LOC108206492 gene encoding exocyst complex component EXO70H1 — its product is MPLPHPLHPPTYPLCSPTPQMTMKNWFSAPKSPSQPTRTTFCSSMIDENMELAELIIMRWNTDSLSEATASPLFNHDRAESRAFFKAVEDLQFAMKYFISENQSSSKLILAQNLMQIAMKRLQKEFYIILSAHRDFLHSESSILGNEASVSDSRFEAATVDLKTISDCMISYGYGKECAKIYKVVRKSVIDETLYYLGVQSLSFSQIQKFDSQLIELKIKEWLNAIKAATKTLFHGERILCDHIFAASDTIRESCFAEITSSGALMLLQFPENVAKCKKSPEKMFRLLDLYDAISNHMEDIVSIFSFNSTSAILSQAASSLSTLRDAIRVTLSEFESAIQKHTTQKMLPGGGVHPLTRYVMNYFVFLADYSNILPDIIGEENLSMECSMPESYFSANENASAISLRFAWIILVLLCKLDSMSQLYKDVTLSYLFLANNLNYVVSKVEGSNLRTLFGDEWLVKHRGKVQQYASNFERMSWSKLITVLPENPAEDISPDAAKKCFEFFNSSFEELYRKQIKWIVPDSKVRDDIRISVMNQVIPVYKEFYEKNRKSFRGEIGAASIVKYAPEDMEKYLSDLFSGTGGGDATSYSPLAASAARQVRRR